AAAAGTGTTACTGATCACAGAGACATGGAGATGTATCAGATGAAACCAGCCCTCGTTTTATAATTCGGCTTCACTTTTCCCGGGATGAAACTCGGTTTGGTGGCAGTAACACTAATGCTGACCACACATtcacggaaaaaaaaaacttttagcgCTGCTCAGGACACGTGCATCGTACATTTGCACTGTCGACATATATACACTTCTGTCAATCAATGGCACAACGAATTCAGAGACTGATTATATGTCATCAACAAGCTCAGAAAAACACAGCTTCCGCTGACACAATCCTCCTCTTTAACTAGTAACGCAGCGCTCGAGCTCGTCGTTTCTCCATCCTATTGGGTTATTCGGCAATCAATCATGGTGACGTACCCTTATCTCGCAGCTCCGTCTGTCCTCAGTCGCCATTGGCTGGTTTGTCTTAAAAAAACACCCATTTGCTGACGTGCTCCCTTTCCCGATTGGCTGCTGGCCTcggtttaaatttaaaatgtactggGCGGTTTGCAGCGCTTGAACGTCAGGTACGGACTTGAGTGTGAAGAAAGCTGTTCGCGTTTGATGCTGTTTTACTCGTCGTTCGAGGTACGTATGAGTTTGTGCCGGGCTTTAGAAGTAATTGTTGCATGTTTCGGcgctttttatttttgatggaAATCGTCTCTGGGCAGACAGCGGGGTTACGGGGAGAATCGCAGCTTTCTTGGTAgttgtgttttggattttgcGCCTGTAAGGGAAAACGGAAAATTATCTGTCGGCCAGGTTTCACCGGGTAAGCCGCAGTACGTCTTCACTTTCGAGCTGCTTTATTCGTGATGGGACGGATGAATTGCGGCGTTGCTGTGATGCGGGTCAGCCGAAAGACAGTTCATGTGTGCGGGTGTGAGGCCGTGTTCACTCGCGGCTGCCTGCTTCAATGGCTGGATAAGTCATGATCGTGTCATTAAGTGTTGCTAAATCACTGAACGCAACGCCGAACTGCAGGCCTGTTTGTGACAATCAGACTTCTTGGAGGAAAGCTGTCACCTGGGTGAGTTTTTAGAAATTGCCAGTTACGTGTGAATCTCTCTTTAGTCTGTCGAAGCCCGTTTTTCAAGTTTAAGACGCGGTCTATCGCCTGAACCCACAGTACAGGCGATAACGTCTTTGTTGCTCATCTTTGCTAATGATCGATGAGGATGTAATAAAATCAGATGATCGCTGCATCCTTTCGGCTCAGTTCCGGGAAACGTGCATGGAACTTGCTTTCTTGTCCTCACATGTTTAAACGGGGCTGGGAGGTCCTCTCTATGCGGTGACGTAATCTTGCGAAGTACAGACTGTCGGTGAGAGAGAGATAATTCGTCTTTCTTTTTATGTCGTGAATGGGTTTTATGCCTGTGCTATTTGAATTCAACCACAGGTCCTAGAGTTGGACTTTTATCGTTTCTGGCTTCTGATAGCCCCTCCCGCAAGATAACATCTTTGTGTTTAAAATGGTAAATCTTCAGACACGATAGGGACACGTTCTTTGTCACCTACAATAAAAGAGCCAAGTGAAAAATCAGTGCTTTCCAGTATGGTCACATGGGCTGTATCTCAAGGTTTCTGGAACATGTCATTCCGCCCCTGCTTGGGAgtcttgttttttgttctggTCTTGTGATGACACTGCCATAATGAAATTCATTGTTTTGGTTGGACTACAGGACTGGAAGCTGCTGTGTTTCAGcctgtgttgctgtgtgtggcCAGTGGTTTTATAGTCATGGAATGCACTGTTTCCTAAACATCAGTAAATAAGTTGAGCATTTACACAATGTTTAGTACATACTAGATTAGTTCTGCAGTGGTTGCCTTCAAAGAGGTTTAAGGATTTATATCTTTTCACAAGAAATCTGGGAAACTGTTTTTTGCTCTGTCACACATTTAGTGAGGTCAAACTGCAtgtgattcttttttaaaaaatcccaaaTTCTTAATTCAGTATGGAAAATGACACCCGGCACTCTACTCCTGACTTGTatgtagtttttgttttaaaattcaaacatatactgtacataatccaGTTAATGAGGGCTGAAAGCAATGAGTGGACCGAATCATGTCCACTGTGTAGTAACTAAAGGTACAGTGAATTTGTGCTGAAGGTGAGTGATATAGTGGATATGAAGTGGTATTGACAGTGGAGTCATGCTGAGTGTGCTTTTCCAAATTGGTCTCCACTGTTATCTGCCAGCCCAGCTGTGGAGCTGGCACTCTGGGCGTGGCCTGTCACTCACACTGGCTGTCTGCTCGCAGGATGAGTGTGGTTGCCGTGAACGATGAAAACTTTGGCGTGGATCCTGCACGAAGCTGCATCAGTTTGGAGACTTGCGATATCCTGCAGCCCACAGGAAGACCCTCCATCTTGCGCCAGTCCCAAAAGGAAAACATGCCTCCTAAAAGCTTGGCAAAGGGAGTGAAGGTATAGAACTTCTGAACTGTGTAAAACGCAATCCTCTTTCCAAATGAGCTCCGTTGGATCTTTTTAATTAAGCCCTTGAACACCTGTGTTGGAGAAGATGGGTACAGTTGCCACGTCTCCCTTTTGTTTCAGGTCTGTTTTCAGACGCCCTTGCGAGACCCCGTGACGCGCAAGATTGTCTCGTCAAACAAGGGAAGCCAGGTGGAGCGTGCTGATGGTCTGGATGACTGCACCAAGGCTATGGAAACTCTTTCCCTGGAAAACCACCCTGCTGCCATCACAGGGTGAGCTGCTGATGTGGGTTTGCGTTTGGTAGAACAGGAATCCACCAGTATTCTTACTCTTTATACCTGCTGCCActgttcttttttctgtgcttcctgaggggagaGGAAGGGATAGGCAAAGGTGTTCTTGCCCAAGAGCTGTGCCCTAGAGTACTGTGTATGAGAGGTCACAAAGGAAGAGTCTGGCAAATGTTGAGTTTACCTGGACTTTTTGTGACCAAGCCTACTGAAATAGGACACTCTTTTGAGCTCTCAATACTTATTTTAGAGTGACTACAACTTCTACAGTCTTAATTCTTCATTTTACTGTGCTTTTTAGGTTTATTTTCTGAGCAAAGATTTTGGGACCAGGAGTCCTTTCCCTTTTGCCTTACTTTGCAGGAGTCTCCTGCTTGTTTTGAAGTCTGAAATATTTTGCagaaaaattacaaagtcaGCATTGCATCTTACTTCTTGGGTAAAATTGTAATGTTGTATGTTTTAAACCACTTTAATTTCAAGGTCTTTCAAGGTTAAGACTTTACATGTTTGGATATGCCTATTTAACTGCATGACATTTAGGTCAGTGTTCTTGAATGTCAATACCTTAATACCTTTATATACCAGAAGTGGTGAATTTGACctattagcattttaatgattttttaagaCCAGTTGCTAGGCTTATCCATCTGGCTGTAACAAAAGGAGAACTGATGATTGTGGcagaggaggagctgaggaaaGGCCAGGATTTGTTGTGAGCATTTTGCTTGAGGAAGCAACAGTGTGTGTTTAGaagtaaatgaaacatttttccaAGAGGTTGAGACCTGTGTAAACTTGGTTATAAGAATAATTGCTGTTTTGGTGTGTGACATGGGCTTTATGGAGTGAGGCCTTTGTTGGAGGTGGTAAAATTAGTCTAAAATTCGCATCTGATATCTCATGAGCaggcatttttaatgttttctacaTACTTTGTTGTGTGAGCTCTGGATAGTGAGTATTTTTCACTGTTTACTGGCGGTGAGTATCTCCATATAGAAATTGAATCTGAGTAAAATTAGCCATTGTTAAGTAATATGAGGCTTGcttgagttttttttcagatcagTTTTGTTTCCTTCAGGACAACTTCAGATTGGTTATTGGAGGCAGTCTTGAGAAATTTTGTCCTTCCTTGTTGAGCCATGCATCCTTAATTCTGTTCCCAGACCACCACCAGTGGTCCACAGacactttgagaaccactgtaatAGAACACTAAGCAAAATGTTATCATATAAAATAATAGAGTAATAGCAAATTAATAAGTGAATCAGCACATGGAGACTGAGCAGCTGGATCTTGAATGCTGTCCATGTGCAATGCAAATGACCAAGggtttttcaaacagctgatggcattttttcccccaatttcTTTTGCTTACAGTGCTTCATGTTTGGAATCCAAAGAAGTGGCTTCATTTGATGAACCCATGTCAGGTAATATGAAAACATCACAGTTTTATGGAAAGACTGTGTTTTCCttaatttctcattttgttttggccatcaatgaactttatttcatatagcACCTTTTAATATGCTTCTAAATTCTAATCtctctgccttttttttctttttcaatgtaGATGGAAATGGATTCAACATGACTGATGTTCATTTTCCCGATGATGGGATAAGAATTGAAAGCAAAGGAGAATACAGTATTGATTTTGACCATCTTGATGCAATTAATCCTTTTAAAAGCTCAAGTCAGGTTGGGAATTCCCCAGTTAAGGCTATGAATACAGTGGAAACCCCAGCTCAGATGGCAGTCAGTCCAGAGAGGGGTGTTTCAGAGATCACCTCTGCGGATGACTCCATGTCAACCACACTTCCAATTTCTCTATCAATGGATAATTCGGATGCTGGACTGAAGACCGAAGTGGTTAACAGCCCTGTTGTAATTAAAGCAAGGGATGCGTCCAGTTTTGATATACCAGAAGATGCCAAAAATGAGTCGGATGATATTGTACTCAAGGCAGATGACATTCTGGACAACTTGGACCGCACTGCCCCTCTTTCATCTTCACTGACTCTACAGAACTCCCCACTCCCAGCTAAAGGCTCCTATGCTGTTGATTTCGATAGTCTGGATTCCATCAATCCTTTCAAGACTGGAGGCTCAAAGCTCCAAAACTCTCCTGTCTGTGGATTGAGCCAGCCCAGTACCACTTCCGCACTTACTACAGAGGTGCCTCAGaggctggatttgaaccagtCTGCTGCAGAACCTCTGAAGTGTGGACTGGCTGAGGATCTCTTGGAGTTGGGTTTGATCCCAGACTCGTTCAGTAAAGAAGGTGCCAAGCCACCATTGCAAGAAACCCCTGGGCCTGAGGTCAGCACCACCGTCCCCACAACCTCTTTAATAAAGGATGACCCTCCTAGAAGTGATGCTGACAAGCCAACTGCTAACGCTCCTCCACAGCTGAAGGATGGACCAGTGAAGCTGGAGTTTAACTTTGACGACGGACAGGCCAAGTGTAAGCCGCCTCCGAAGAAGTTGGGGAAGAGGCCAGCTGGTGCCAAGGCCGTGCTGAAAAACGCAGTTGCAGCAGATGGAAAACGCACCCAGACCAAACCCTTACCAGAAGACACCAAGCCTGCTGAAGCTGACATTCCCATTCCTAAAGCATCCTACAACTTTGATTTCGATACGTTCGATGATCCCAGTTTTAACCCCTTTGGGATGGGTTCAAAAATCGGTAATTCTCCAGAACGTCCATCCAAGTTGGACAGTAGTTGTGAGGTTGGCATGGTGCAAGAGACTGCTTCCGAGGCTGCAGTTTCCCAGCCGACCGTGCCGGAGGAAAAGCCTGGAGAAGACGAAGTTGGTGGTTCCAGAGGGACTCTATCATTGTATGTATCCGTTTCCTAAGCTCTTATACTGGATTGGACCCTTTAACCTTGGGTTATGAATATTAAgctatgtattttaatttgggACACAAGTTAGTCTCTTTGCATCTAGCTTCCATATGTCCAGTAGTACAGGCTTGTTTAACAAACTTAACACTGCTATTCAGACATTTGTGATTCCTAGTTTAAACAGTTAATGCATTTGAATTTGTCATTAGGTCGAggtctttaaaaatctgatGCATGATCATTTAGCACATTTTTCTTGTCTTAAAAGATTTAAGTATATGTACTTCTCTGAACTAATTCCAGAGCAGAAATATCGATTTTTGAGACCCTTTTTTTAGCATGCCTATATTTAAGTGTTGAAAAGCAGTGGTGCATGATGATTCATCTTGTAAAAGCAGTCATTTGTCTTGAGAGTACAAAAGTCACTCCTGCCAGGAGTATTACAGTACACTgacttgagtttttttttaatttgaggtTCTTAAATTGTTTAGAACAATACAAAACATGCTCATCTTATGTTGTGATCGCTTGGATTGAATTGTTCtcaatttagttttaaaaatcgGCAGGTAAGCATGTTATCTAGATTCCAACAATggaataaatgtaattatttcacATAGAAACTAGCCGATTTGAATTGAaaagtttcagtttttttatcctTATTTTTCCCCCCCTAGGACTGAGGTGAAATCTACTGTTATTCAGGACTCTTCAACAAACAAAGTAAGAATTGGGTATTTTGTAACTTACTGTGCTTAGCAAATTGACTGTACATTGCTTTAAATTATAGCCTACATAAGGCTCAAGACCTGATGCTACCAAATCGTCGACACTTTCTGCTACCTTCCTTGGCTCTTGGGATCAGAGAGCTGCAGAATGAGCCGTGTATTGTGTACTGCTTGAATTCAAGTGTTTGACCTTGCAGTGGTCCCTCGTGATCAATTTTTAAAGCCCGTTTCAGTTTAAATGCCTAAGTTTCAGTTCCAACATGTGTGAAATTCTTAGTTATTAGTAATTCATTGCACAAAACTAAATTAGTTGCTTGTTCTGTTGTAAAAGAGGTATTATTGATGTAATGTTGTATCTGCAGTGAAGACAATGGGGACCCTATAGAACTTGCAAAAATGAATTTTgttgtggaaagattagattcttagggatattttttatttccagacCGAGACTTTTGAACTGTGCGATAATGGTGGCAGTGCCAAAGAGAGAGAGCCTATAGCCATTTCTGAGAATCTGGCCGAAGAGTGTCCTAGAAGCCTGACGGAATCGGCGCAGAATGCAACAAATACCATCACGTCAAATTCGGAGTTGGCATGCAATGAGATATTTATGTCGGGGACAGAATGTAAGACTTTTTTAGATAACTCTTATTGGATTTGTAAGACTATTCCAACTACAGTTGCAGAATTTAGCAAATAATTTAGTTCCATAATTtgtttactttaatttttatattaagaTGCAGTTGAATATTTAGTGATGTGTTAAGCTTAAACCCCAGTTTTGCTGTATTTTCAGCCTAATATATTGTTAATATAGATAATAGAAATATGATGCAGGCGTTGCATGGATATTATAAGGTCCAtacttaattaaaacattttcttttccagttCTTTCTGGAGGATTTGATGACCCAATTGATTATCTGGAGCAATTTGGGTCATCTACAGTAAGTATGTTCACTGgagaacagattttaaattgtgGGTAGACTGTTCTTAGTGTGCTCACAATTAGTGTTTATAAGGCTTGCCTTCATTACTTGCAAAACTGAAGTTCATATCAAGGAAAGACTTCAACATTGGACTTTACATGAATTAACCTTTTGGTGTGCCCAAATTAGCCGAGTTATAATACTTGAACATGCAGAAAAGTGGGTGCAATTaacttattattttttgtagagtccacttttgtttttttccatctcGGGTCTAAAATCTCAGAATCGGAATGTGTTGAAAAcaaattttgtttgctttttctaATACGCTAGTGACAGgatattttaaatgcacaaaCCTTTTGTGGTTTTTGCCTTGCATTACACTGGTAATTCAGGTGCTGAAATGGTAAAAGTTTGAAAATTGAAACACTAGTTAATGACTGTGGTGATATGCATCAATAttttattgtgattttttttttccccattcagTTCAAAGAATCAGCCTTGAGGAAGCAGTCGCTGTACATGAAGTTTGACCCTTTGCTCAGAGAGAGCCCCCAGAAATCTGCTCCCCGATATGCAGAAATGAGCGGAGTTCAACTCCCACTTCCTCTTGCGTCTCGGTACGGATCTTCCTGTTTGAAGCACAAACAGCTTAAATGGGTGATCTGTGCTCAATAAGCAAGCAAAAGTCTTTTCGTCTCTATTCAAATGTCTTCAATGTCAAGATCCAAAACAAGGCTGTTGAGGAATTCTTTGCATTCTTTTACACCTACTCAGTGGATTAAAGCAGTGTTTGGATTGCAGGATGGAGGCACTTAAGGCTGGAGCTGAGAGCATGCAGAAGACTGAAGACAAGCACGGAGGACTCAGCTTTCTTGAAAGCTTCCCAACAGCAGTAAGTGTTCTTGAACATTCAGATGCTCATCTTTCTTAGGACAAATTTAGTTCTGTCCCAGAATGAGCTATGGGAAATAAGCTGCAGGAAAACCTGAGTTAGTGGATAACGTAAAGTGTGATTACATTTTGGCTGCCTTGACTTGTGGCttcttgcatgttttttttctgcttcagtaGGGTACTTAAATACCCTTTCTGGCAAAAGAACAGCAGTGATGTTGCAGTATGGCTGTGTATTCATGTGTGAAGCACAGTTACATCGTTTCCTTGGCTCGTGATCTGCATTATTTAATTTGGGAGTTCTGATCTCATAAAGTACTTTTTTGACAGAGTGTAGACCTGTAAGAACTCATCTGCTTCAAGTATCTGGTGAAAGTTTAGCTTTGTCAGTGGCAAGCTTGTGAACGAATCTTACACTATCTGATCTCTTCAGGTTGTGAATGTTTTCTCCCACTAAGGCTGACTCTCTAGCAGCCTTGTGCAAtctaaatgtttctgcaagtgctCATAGTAAAGTTGCAGTAACTGAACTGTCTGAAGTATCTGGTTTACAAAATGCACTCAGTCTTACTACACAGTCATGTTCTTGCTGTTATGTCTGTAACTAGAGGTCTTAAACTGCCagtaacaagttttttttttaatgtctaaaGTCTAAAGACAATGGGTATGGCAAGCCCTAGTTCTTCAGTGTAGAAGTTTAGGTTGTagattgtaaatgtattttttttttttttagcttgaaCAATGCTGCAAAGTGAGTGCATTAGAAAGAAAGGTAATTGTAccaatgtagttcaggtggggagctgcgtcggcatgtgtaggctgcaaaggaacaagcaataggtttattccctgctgaagaaggctccaaggccaaaatattgtgttttcttccttctcttttcagcatggaataaacttgttcctttgtaccaATGTGATCGTTTTAGTCATGGTTTTCAGACAGTTGGCACTTCTGTTTGATTTGAAACTTTTCTGGCAGTTGACCAGTGTTGGTTATAAAGGTGATTTTTATTTAGTTCTATGGTTTTTCTTTCTAGGAAGCAGATCTGCTGGCACCCACAGGCCCCAGTGCCTTAGGTTCTTTAGTTCCCGATTTCCCTCTTCCAGGAGCTGGTGAAGATGCCATTTTTGATGTTCTGAAATACAGCCAGAAAGACATGGATGCTGCCATTGAGAGAGTCCGCCTGGAGGTAGAAGTCTTTTGGTCGCATTGAAATGTAAAAGTCACGCCCCATCTCGGCAGATTTCTTCTAATGGAGAATGAGCCTTCCTCCAAATGGACACAACTAAACCAAGTAACTCAATCCTGAGTG
Above is a genomic segment from Lepisosteus oculatus isolate fLepOcu1 chromosome 1, fLepOcu1.hap2, whole genome shotgun sequence containing:
- the tacc3 gene encoding transforming acidic coiled-coil-containing protein 3; the encoded protein is MSVVAVNDENFGVDPARSCISLETCDILQPTGRPSILRQSQKENMPPKSLAKGVKVCFQTPLRDPVTRKIVSSNKGSQVERADGLDDCTKAMETLSLENHPAAITGASCLESKEVASFDEPMSDGNGFNMTDVHFPDDGIRIESKGEYSIDFDHLDAINPFKSSSQVGNSPVKAMNTVETPAQMAVSPERGVSEITSADDSMSTTLPISLSMDNSDAGLKTEVVNSPVVIKARDASSFDIPEDAKNESDDIVLKADDILDNLDRTAPLSSSLTLQNSPLPAKGSYAVDFDSLDSINPFKTGGSKLQNSPVCGLSQPSTTSALTTEVPQRLDLNQSAAEPLKCGLAEDLLELGLIPDSFSKEGAKPPLQETPGPEVSTTVPTTSLIKDDPPRSDADKPTANAPPQLKDGPVKLEFNFDDGQAKCKPPPKKLGKRPAGAKAVLKNAVAADGKRTQTKPLPEDTKPAEADIPIPKASYNFDFDTFDDPSFNPFGMGSKIGNSPERPSKLDSSCEVGMVQETASEAAVSQPTVPEEKPGEDEVGGSRGTLSLTEVKSTVIQDSSTNKTETFELCDNGGSAKEREPIAISENLAEECPRSLTESAQNATNTITSNSELACNEIFMSGTEFLSGGFDDPIDYLEQFGSSTFKESALRKQSLYMKFDPLLRESPQKSAPRYAEMSGVQLPLPLASRMEALKAGAESMQKTEDKHGGLSFLESFPTAEADLLAPTGPSALGSLVPDFPLPGAGEDAIFDVLKYSQKDMDAAIERVRLEVKDKECEIAEWQDKYEKLRIDYQEMGKIVSGFEATVAQIMDEGQKQKEAASLEIEKALQEKQQVLLDLNSMEKSFSDLFKRFEKQKVVIEGYRKNEETLKKCAQDYLARIKKEEQRYQTLKAHAEEKIGLANEEIAQVRLKLKAETAALQAQLRREQVKIQSLERSLEQKEKENEELTKLCDELIVNVQKT